The following proteins come from a genomic window of Solwaraspora sp. WMMA2065:
- a CDS encoding winged helix-turn-helix domain-containing protein — protein MAGQTWESKMPVKPKWEQLVDHLRSQIESGELSPGDQLPSTAQLREQHNVSTTVVRRAILMLQMQGIVQGVHGLGVFVADRDDAGGS, from the coding sequence ATGGCGGGGCAGACCTGGGAGTCCAAAATGCCCGTGAAGCCCAAGTGGGAACAGCTCGTTGATCACCTCCGCTCGCAGATTGAGTCCGGCGAGCTGAGCCCAGGTGATCAACTGCCGTCAACGGCGCAGCTACGCGAACAGCACAACGTGTCCACCACAGTGGTGCGCCGCGCCATCCTCATGTTGCAGATGCAGGGCATCGTGCAGGGCGTACACGGGCTTGGGGTGTTCGTCGCCGACCGCGACGACGCCGGCGGCTCGTAG